A stretch of Henckelia pumila isolate YLH828 chromosome 4, ASM3356847v2, whole genome shotgun sequence DNA encodes these proteins:
- the LOC140860807 gene encoding uncharacterized protein, with protein sequence MVGTDSKLSGSNPSDSAPSLEGGNRPNQNIAMSDSLQITIHRFNGKNYLEWAQSVCLVIDGKGKLGNLNGEIKPPASNDPKYKQWLSENSLVTAWFINSMGPIIGKPFMFLSTARDLSEAVKETYSDMENHSQLFELNIRMWRMQQGNRDVTAYYNEMMTVWQELDLFEEEKWENTNDSIRYTKKVERSRVFVFLTGLNKELDEVRGRILGRKPLPSIREVFSDARREEARRQVMLKGNEEPKIVDREGSALVAKGTSFEGDKPKIWCERCHKPWHTVETCWKIHGKPANYKKKSGSSYKATNGGVQALQTSGIDSGQQ encoded by the coding sequence AACCCTAGTGACAGTGCACCATCCTTGGAAGGAGGAAACCGACCAAATCAAAACATTGCCATGTCCGATTCCCTCCAAATCACCATACACAGATTTAATGGGAAAAATTACCTTGAATGGGCCCAATCCGTGTGCTTGGTGATAGATGGTAAAGGGAAACTCGGAAATTTGAATGGAGAAATAAAGCCACCAGCTTCGAATGATCCGAAATACAAACAATGGCTCTCGGAAAATTCTTTGGTGACTGCTTGGTTTATTAACTCGATGGGACCGATCATTGGCAAGCCTTTCATGTTCTTATCAACAGCCCGTGATTTATCAGAAGCTGTCAAAGAAACGTACTCAGATATGGAGAACCATTCTCAActgtttgaattaaatattcgaATGTGGAGAATGCAGCAAGGCAACCGAGATGTCACTGCCTACTACAATGAAATGATGACTGTATGGCAGGAACTCGATTTGTTTGAAGAAGAGAAATGGGAAAACACCAATGATAGTATTCGATATACAAAGAAGGTAGAAAGAAGCAGGGTGTTTGTGTTTTTGACAGGCTTAAATAAGGAGCTTGATGAAGTTCGGGGACGGATACTTGGAAGAAAACCTCTTCCTTCCATTCGAGAAGTTTTTTCAGATGCCCGTCGAGAGGAGGCTCGGCGCCAAGTGATGCTGAAAGGAAATGAAGAACCCAAGATAGTGGATAGAGAGGGATCTGCCCTTGTCGCCAAAGGGACCAGTTTTGAAGGAGATAAGCCAAAAATCTGGTGTGAAAGGTGCCACAAGCCGTGGCACACGGTGGAGACATGCTGGAAAATCCATGGTAAACCAGCAAATTATAAGAAAAAGTCAGGCAGCAGCTATAAAGCTACTAATGGTGGTGTTCAGGCCCTTCAAACAAGTGGCATTGACTCTGGACAGCAATAA